The sequence ATCGGCGCGCTTGGGGCGTATGGATACGGTATCGCTCGCTACGGCATAGGCGGACTAGCGAGCACGCTTGCATTTATGAGCCTCACCACGGGACAGCTTCTTCACGCAATAAGTTCTCGCTCGGAGACGCATAGTATCTTTGATAGGTTCGAGGCTGACGGCGTGAGCCCCTTGCAGCCAAACAGATACCTTAACGGCGCCCTAGCCGGGTCGCTCGTCCTACAGGCGCTCACACTTTTAACTCCGGGATTAAGAAGCCTGCTTGGAATAACGCGTATGTCAGCGGTCGATGGGGCCGTCGTCCTAAGCAGTGCGTTGTTGCCGCTCGCCGTAAACGAGGGCACAAAAAGGTTGGGCGATAAAGGACGCGCGGGGATGGTTCCGGTAGTAAAGAAAACCCCTTCGCGGTTACAGGGCCGGGTCTTGAGTCCGGCGTAAAAGATATGAAAAAGAACAAGATAGGTGGAGGAGCAACACGTGAAAACGGAGTTTATGTTTACCTCTGAGTCGGTAACCGAAGGTCATCCCGATAAGCTCTGCGACACCATCAGCGATGCTATCGTGGACCACTTCCTCAAGCAAGACCCTCACTCGAGGATTATCGCGGAGTGCGCCGTCTCTACGGCAATCGTGTTTATCGCCGCACGGTTTTTGTCGGAAGCAAGCGTAGACTTCCCGAATGTCGCGCGCAAAGTCATCAACCAGATTGGCTATGACCGCCCCGACTTTAACGGCAACACCGCAAGCATCATTACCAGCTTAAGAGAGCTTCCTGAGCGCGAACGATATACCTTCAACGAGTGGGAACTCACCGAACAAGATATCAATCGCATCGTAGCGAAAAACCAGGTCACGGTATTCGGTTATGCGTGCACCCAAACCCCCGCCCTGCTCCCCATGCCCATATGGCTCGCGCACCGGCTTGTAAGGAGGCTTTCCAAGGTAAGGCACGAGGGGGTCCTGCCCTACCTCGCCCCTGACGGCAAGAGCCAGGTGGGTGTGGAGTTTAAAGGGCGAACACCGCGAAGGATCCACAGCATCACCCTCGTGGTAAGCCAGAATAAATCGCCATCAAAGGGTGGGCCCGATTCGGAGACGCTCTCGCGCGACATTATCGAAACGGTAATAAGCCCGGTCTTCGAGGGCGAGCAGATCGCGCCCGATAAGAGAACGCGCATCTTCATAAACCCTGAAGGACCTTACGTAAATGGCGGCCCCTCCGTTCACGCCGGGCTTACCGGGAGAAAGAACGCTATCGATACATACGGTGAGTACTCACGGCACAGCGGGGCGGCTTTGAGCGGCAAAGACCCTATGAGAATCGATCGGGTGGGCGCCTATGTAGCGCGGTACGCCGCGAAAAACGTCGTTGCGGCGGGCCTCGCCGAAGAGTGTGAGGTTCAGCTCAGTTATTCGATCTGCCTTGTGCGCCCCGTCAGTATTCAAGTCGAGACCTTTGGTACGGCTAAAATCGCCGATGAGAAGATCGCGGAACTCATCGAGGAGCATTTCGATTTCCGCCTCGCCGGTATCGTGAGAGCGTTCAACTTGCGACACCTGCCCGCAACTACCAAAGGTGGGTTCTACAAAAAGCTGGCGGCATACGGCCAGATGGGGAGAGTGGACATGGACATCCCGTGGGAACGTACCGATAAGGCAGAGGCGCTTATGAAAGCGTAAGCTTAACAACTTAACAACTTAGCAAGCGCCCTGTGGCAAAGGAAGTAACGGGGTGTCCCCTATTTCAACATCGCCAGCAGTACCGACGCCGAGTTTCCTACCGCCCTATCTACGAAAGCCCCGGCGACCTGCTTGCCGATAAACGTCCCCGCCTTCGAGGCCATTGTACAGATGTACTGGTCGTTTGTGACGGCCTTCGAGAGGTCGAAGTGGCCGGCGCGCTGTAGAATATGGACTATCTCCTTCGGCGTTGTGACTCCCGGGTCGTAGTTGACGACTATGCTTCCCGTTACCATGTTGATAGTAGTCGAGCTTACCCCCGGTACCGACCTTAGCAACTCCTTAACCTCGGCGGCGGCTCTTTGGCTTCCCTTCAGCGAGGGTGTCTTTATCCGTAGCCGTCCCGACACGTTATGTATGTAATAACTCATCTACTATCCTCCCACACTATCCGCCTACGTAAGAATCCGCTCATCAACAGAACACAGCCTTTCACTCCTGGACCAAGAGCTTTACCTGCCACATCTGCGACATCTGCGACACAGCCCGCGCTCGATAGCACAGTCGATAGCACAGCGCTTGACTCCTTACGCCAATCCTACGACATATCGGCTCAATAAGGGTTAAAGTTTTCTTAATGTATTGTAAAAGTTTTGTTAACCAGGGGATTGCCCCAACCTGAACAGCGGAGATAAGCTATTTAACCATATCGCTGGAGATGAATTAGAAGGATGATTCCGGTGAGAGTCCGCTCGCGCAAATCGCACGCTAAAACGTAACACCCTCTTTAAGGGTGTTCACGCTTAGATGTGTGCACTTTGTACGTTGTGTGGATTTTAAGAGGGTTGCGGGCTTGCCTTGACCTGACCCTTAGTGATAACAGCGGCGCTTTCGCCACCCTCGCCAAGTTCCGCTCTCGCCTCGGCTACCAGGTCCTCCGCGGTCTCCACGGTTTCCGCAACGACCCCTCTGCCCATATCATACAGAACGATGCCGCCCTTGATAGCCGCCTTGGCGACCGGCTTTACAACGCTTGCGACAATCGGTACCACAACCGGTGCCAAAATCACCACTCCCAGACCTATCGCCGCGCCCGTCACTGTATTCCCTTTAAGAATATCTCCGATGTCGGCCATCTCTCGTCACCCCCAATCTTCTCTCGGCTCTTGTGGTTATGATACCCCTTAAGGGGATGTTCAAATACGATTATTGTTAAAAAATTGTTACATTTTTGTTACATATGCGTTTGCGGCTTGAATTAGGTTTAATTTAATGCGTTAAGGATAATTGTTTAGTATGGGGCCCAATGTCCACCAGGAGCCACGCCGTTCGGAGCCGGTCGAATATATAGCACCTTTACGATATTAGGCCGGCATCGTACAGTTCTGATTTGCCTGGTGCCTAAATATGCAAATCAACCGAACGAGGTATCTCATTACGCTTTACATGATAAAACAGGTACCTGGCCGGCCACGAGGAGGAGTTTTAGATGGCAAAGAAAAGGGCTGCCGCAAACAAGCCCGCGGAGGAACAAGAAGCCAAAAAAGCTAAAGAGGAGAAACAAGAGGCCCAGAAAAAAGCGGAGGAGAAGCTAGGCGCAGAGGAGATCGAGGTAGAAGAGTTAGAGGTGGGCCCGAGAGAAGAGGAAAAGAAAGTCGACGAGCCAAAGGCGGAGAATGCTTTCGTCCGTGTAATTCATTCAAGCCCGGGCGCGCCGAACATTAATGTGCTCATCGACGATGTTGAGGCCATAAGCGATCTCGGCTATATTCATACGACTGAATATATGGGGGCAAAGCCGGGTACGCGCATGATAACGGTCAACCTCACCGACGGGAGCACGATTTTTGGGCCCGCCGAGACAGATTTAGAAAACGAGATGTATTACACCATGGTCGTGACCGGCCTTGCGAGTGGCGAGCCACCCCTCGGACTGGTCATATATGAGGATAAGTTAGCGGAAACGTCCGCCTAGTCAGCTGGTTGTCAACACAAGGCCTTTAACAATACAAAGCCTGTTGATCGCGGATCAGCGAATAATCGCATTAGTTGCTGCTTCGCGTGGTTTTTTACTTAGCCGGCCTGCAAAGTCGGCGCGTTTAAGGAGGCATATATGTACGAGGGAGGCGGCCGGAAATCCTTGGAGACTGCGCTACTCCCGTGCTCCCCTTACTTTTAACATCAAAATAACATTTCTTTAACCAATGTTTCGGAAACGACTGATACACTATCCCTGGTTCAACGGAACTCTATTGCGGGTGCGGCTTTAAATGTACGAGAGTTCTCCAACCAAACAGTGGTGCTCGGACAAGCACTCATTGCTCAGAACCACGTCTCAAGCAATAGGGCGAATCGGGCGCCGTAAGCGCCGGGTAATGAGTGCGACAAAACAGGAGGTGTTTCCTAATGCAATTAGCAAGACGCAACAAGGCAATCGTTCTTCTGCTTATCACAACCCTGCTAGTAGCCGTAACCTTAGCGACTGTGGCTCCAAACATCGCGTTAGCGCACAAGGACAAGAAACCGAAAAAAGTCATAAAGGTCGCGGGAAAAATCATCAAGGTTGAGACCAAAACCGTCAGGCAAGGCAGCCGGACGAAGATAATAAAGATCGTTCGCACGACCGAGAAAGTAGGCGACAAAACCGTTATCACCATAACAAGGACAATTATTAAGGATGATAAGCCGAAGCCGCCCAAGGACGCTCTGGAAGGAAAGATTTTAATTAGCGGCTCATCGACGGTCAAGCCTATCGCCGATGATTTGGCGAGGTCGTTTGTGGATAAGCACAAGCGCGTTAGAATTCAGATTAAAGCCAATGGTTCCAACGTAGGCATCCAGGAAGTCTCCGCCGGTAAGGTCGATATCGGCATGATATCGCGTGATATCAGGCCTGAAGAAACAGCGGCCGGCCTAGCGGCTACAAAGCTCGGCCAAGATGTTGTCGCAATATATGTAAACTCGAATAATCCAGTCAATTCGTTTACGAAAGACCAGGTCACGAAGGTCTACAACGGAACGATAACAAACTGGCAGACATTCGGAGGCAAAAACGCGCCGATTCTACCGATGGGATTCAATTCGACCGCGGGCACCTACGATTACTTCATGAAGACCTTCATGGGCGGTCAAACATTGTCAAGCGCTGTGAGAGCATTCGGTACTAACCTTGGGGTTCGCCGTTCGGTAGCCGCCACCGACACAGCAGTCGGATACGCGTCGCTCGCATTTGACAACAAAAGGGTGAGGCCCGTATTTATCGATGGCGTAGCGCCGACCTACGGCAACGCAAGGGCCGGAAAGTACCCGTATGTTAGAAACCTCAACTTCGTGACGAAGAGTCCGGCGAGCAAAGCGACGAACGAGTTCATCAAATTCACACTCAGCAATGAAGGTAAGCGAATCATGCAAAAGCATAACCTTATTATTGAGTAACGGTGCGCGGATAATCCAATAATGAACCTTTCTATAAAAAGAGGACGGGGATTAACATTAAGTCTCCCATGGCCTGCTTGGTCCTTAGGGTATATAGGGTCTTTACCTCCGTCCCCAGCTAACCGTAGCTACAGGTAGCTACAGGGACGTAGCTACCTGTAGCTACGGTTACTCATGCTAAAAATTAGTAGTAGCGGAATTTTCTTCAGATCAAAAGGCATCCGTAACTTCCGTAGCAACGTCCCCTCCATTAGTAATTGGTAGTAATTAATTGTAGGCCATGCTATTTTAGTCTGGAGCCATATTGTGGTAATTACCCATAGGAGAAATTCATGAAAGCGATCATCTTGGCATTAGTAGCGATACTGACCATACTCGCTATCGGATGCAACGGCACCACGGCCAAAATCGGCGAAATGCCTTCCGGCGGTACTTGAAACGAAAATAAGACCTATCTCCAGGGTGGAGTCGACCGATACAAAGCAGAGTTCGGCACATATCCGGCGACTGTGGAAGAGCTGCTGAAAGAAAAGGACGGTAAGGGTCCATTTGTCGAAGGCATCCCCGCATGTCCGTCCAACAGCGATTATGCGATAATAGACGGTATTGTACGAGAAGTGCCAAGGCAATAAGGCGAAAAACCTAAGAACACACACCTACATGACCCTTCAGGTTCTTCGAGGGGTCATATTCCTTTGAATGCTTGGATGTCGATCGCGGCATATCTTTAAGCGCTTTTAGCCTCTTGTTCTCATCTCTAAGCCTTGCACATTGGTTCAAGGATTCATCTAGTTGATGCTGTAATTCCTCATCGTCTTTCATAAAAAAACCAGATCGAGTCGTGAAGATTCTGTACTTAGTTTCTTGTCTAACGTCCATAGCGGCACTCCGGTCAAGGCAGCCGACGCAAGCAGGTTCATGTCGACATATCCCAAACCTTTTCCCATTAAACTATGAGCGTCGATAAATTGCATAACCTCTTCGTGATCAGCCTGTACGGCGCATGGAAGTGTTTGAATTAGTGATATAATCTCCGATCTGTTTTTAAGATTTCCGCATGCTAGCTCGCCTATAATAAATGGATGACAAAGAACACGGTCATCGTCTAGCAGCGTTTCTAAACCTGAGTTTCCGTATCGAAGATGCGCAACCCATACCGACGTATCGACAAGAACCATTTATGCGCCTTCCGCCCGTCTTCTCGATATCGGCTTCAGGTTCTTTTCGGTTCCTCCCATTTTTGCAAGCCTCTTGCCGCTTTCTCTTGCTATAAGAGCTTCAAGCCCTAGGTGAACCAATGAAGTTTTTTCCTTGATACCGGTTATCTTTCTTGCTTTTTCAAGTAGTTCGTCGTTTATATTAAGAGTAGTCCTCATCTTTTTTCCTCCCATAATACTCAATATCATATGTATTAATATGCATTATTAATCTTCTTATATCAATATCTT comes from Actinomycetota bacterium and encodes:
- a CDS encoding heavy-metal-associated domain-containing protein, producing the protein MSYYIHNVSGRLRIKTPSLKGSQRAAAEVKELLRSVPGVSSTTINMVTGSIVVNYDPGVTTPKEIVHILQRAGHFDLSKAVTNDQYICTMASKAGTFIGKQVAGAFVDRAVGNSASVLLAMLK
- a CDS encoding phosphate ABC transporter substrate-binding protein, whose translation is MQLARRNKAIVLLLITTLLVAVTLATVAPNIALAHKDKKPKKVIKVAGKIIKVETKTVRQGSRTKIIKIVRTTEKVGDKTVITITRTIIKDDKPKPPKDALEGKILISGSSTVKPIADDLARSFVDKHKRVRIQIKANGSNVGIQEVSAGKVDIGMISRDIRPEETAAGLAATKLGQDVVAIYVNSNNPVNSFTKDQVTKVYNGTITNWQTFGGKNAPILPMGFNSTAGTYDYFMKTFMGGQTLSSAVRAFGTNLGVRRSVAATDTAVGYASLAFDNKRVRPVFIDGVAPTYGNARAGKYPYVRNLNFVTKSPASKATNEFIKFTLSNEGKRIMQKHNLIIE
- a CDS encoding DUF5132 domain-containing protein, which gives rise to MADIGDILKGNTVTGAAIGLGVVILAPVVVPIVASVVKPVAKAAIKGGIVLYDMGRGVVAETVETAEDLVAEARAELGEGGESAAVITKGQVKASPQPS
- the metK gene encoding methionine adenosyltransferase, whose translation is MKTEFMFTSESVTEGHPDKLCDTISDAIVDHFLKQDPHSRIIAECAVSTAIVFIAARFLSEASVDFPNVARKVINQIGYDRPDFNGNTASIITSLRELPERERYTFNEWELTEQDINRIVAKNQVTVFGYACTQTPALLPMPIWLAHRLVRRLSKVRHEGVLPYLAPDGKSQVGVEFKGRTPRRIHSITLVVSQNKSPSKGGPDSETLSRDIIETVISPVFEGEQIAPDKRTRIFINPEGPYVNGGPSVHAGLTGRKNAIDTYGEYSRHSGAALSGKDPMRIDRVGAYVARYAAKNVVAAGLAEECEVQLSYSICLVRPVSIQVETFGTAKIADEKIAELIEEHFDFRLAGIVRAFNLRHLPATTKGGFYKKLAAYGQMGRVDMDIPWERTDKAEALMKA
- a CDS encoding type II toxin-antitoxin system VapB family antitoxin, yielding MRTTLNINDELLEKARKITGIKEKTSLVHLGLEALIARESGKRLAKMGGTEKNLKPISRRRAEGA
- a CDS encoding DUF4397 domain-containing protein, with amino-acid sequence MAKKRAAANKPAEEQEAKKAKEEKQEAQKKAEEKLGAEEIEVEELEVGPREEEKKVDEPKAENAFVRVIHSSPGAPNINVLIDDVEAISDLGYIHTTEYMGAKPGTRMITVNLTDGSTIFGPAETDLENEMYYTMVVTGLASGEPPLGLVIYEDKLAETSA